The sequence atactataatgatgaATACATGTTATGATACATTCATCAAAACCCACAGTATGTACAATACCAAGAGttaaccctaatgtaaactatggactttgagtgATAATTATGTGCCAACATAGGTTAATTGATTATAACAGATGTATCACCTTCTGCCTTCAGGTGGGATTTAGATAGTAGGATAGGCTGTGTATGTGAGGTCAGAGATCTTACAGAAGGTCTTTGTATCTTCTTCTCAAGTTAGCTATGGGCCTCAAACTgttcaaaaataaagtttatgtaagtaaataagtacatatatacatacacgcatagatgataaataaaaattgtacagAATGAATCAAATGCCTAGCaaatgactattttaaataaattctaatatatctaaatcatgcaatattttttggaaaatgaaaaaagattggGTATTGACATTGGAgttattcttaaaatgttttacattataaagtaaaatttgagtaagtgtataatatataaattcatttaaagtgtatattacattttctgaaaattaaaagccACCTACATTTTCTTGGTCCTaagattttctttcaaatacaGGTTAAGAGAAGGATGAAAGGTATAAAAAGACAAGTAACTTGGTCACACTGGTGAACTTGAGAGAGGCCTTTGATAGTATATAAGGAAcaggggaagaaaatgaaaagttgggTAAGTGTCTGGTGTAAAAAACAGATATTGTCCACGTTGTGGCAAAATTATATAATTCATGTATACTCAAACCATAGTTTcatgaaaagaacaataaaaaaattcccattGACTTTTGTCAATGTACTGGATTTACAgttttaggaaaattttctttatctttatagcgttcaaatattgcaaaaaaaatcaatagcacaatcagagaaaatatttagtCACTCATTATGAATAAATCGAGATGATCTATACTAACCAAGTTAATAATAGATGCTCCAGGGGGTGTGGAAGGAATTGGAGGAGGATGATTTAAAGGTACAAACACCCAGCTATATGGTAAATAAGTATGAGGGAAATAAGGTGCAATATGATGACTATAGTTCATACTGCTGCATGGTATATTTGAAAGTCATTACAGGAGTAGATCATAAGAAGAAATTATTTCTCATTACAAGggtagattattttaattttattgtatttatgtaAATAGATGTTTAAACCttttgtggtaatcatttcacaattaTGTAAATGAAACCATCGTGCTGTACATCTTATAAAGTGATATACATTAATTACTTCTTAATAAAAGTGGAGAAATAATAGATGCTGCATTTCTTCTAAAATTAACCCTAGTTGTTCTTCAAAAGTGACTTTGATGAAGAATATTTTGATGAAGAATATTTTGTTAGATGagaaagttatatgtggattttcatCTGACCACCAAaactttccatttccttttgttttatatattttatccaaactaagatttttttaaagtatacatcaTTATTGAGGCAAGACACCTCCTAAATTGTAGCTGTGACACATACTAACATATAACACCTCTATATTAGTTACCAATATGAAAGACTTtattataaactaaaatatttttaaataccaaagaATCTGATAAGCTTCAACCATAGTCccaatttccttaaaataaaatttaaaatttttgaagacaTACTTTTCCCCTGACTATTCTTCTATTATGAGTTCTTAGATTATTAACTATTACAAGCACAAAAAAATTCTCTCTATATAAATTTGTATTGACACCTATGTATCAGTCACTTCATGTTAACATGTATGTGTATCTGTGCCAACAAATAATGGAATGAGCAAATGCTTgtcattagtgtgtgtgtgtgtgtgtgtgtgtatatatatatatatatgctgagTGACTTATATATCTTGAACTTGAGATATGAATTAAGAAATGATCCTATACTGAAGATAAACATGTCTCACAAAATGactttatttcatatattaacCACACTTTTTGAGTAAATATGACCCAATGTTCACCTGGAAAGTTTCTGTCTTCTTAGGTAATATAGATTTACTTGAGTATAAACTAGACCATAGTTCCATGGTATCACCTGTATTGCtggttaatttaaaaatcttacaaaTTCAAGCATATGTCCTTGTGAAGATTTTAAGAAAACTCTCCCGGATATTTTTGGTTTTGACACCATATATAATAGGGTTCATCATGGGAGGAATCAGAAGATAAATGTTGGCTGTAAAGATGTGAATGTGTGGAGCTATATTATGACCAAACCTGTGGGtgataaaggagaaaaaggcaGGTATATAAAACACTAAGATGACCCAAACATGAGAGCCACAGGTGCTCAATGTCTTGAGTCTGGCCTCCTTAGATGGGAGATGAAACACAGcatgaagaatgaaaatataagaGCAGATTATCAATATGAAGTCCATCCCACCAGTAAGAAAGGCAAGAATTAAGCCATAGAATCTATGGATCCTGGTATTGGCACAGGCCAGTTTGATAAGGGCCATAAATTCACAGTAGGTGTGGGCAATGATGTTGGTTTTGCAGTAGGAAAGTCTCATCAGTAAGAAAGGATGAGGAGTCAGCAGGATAATTCCACGTAGGACAATGGCTAAACTCAAAGCCATGATTGTGCCATGTGTTAAGATGGTGGAGTGCCTCAAAGGGTTGCAGATAGCCACATATCGGTCAAAAGCCATGGCCAAGAGGAATCCTGACTCCATGGTGGATAGAGagtgaatgaaaaatatttgGGTGAGGCAAGCATTAAAGTTGATTTCTCTGTCATTGAACCAGAAGAGGCTGAGGATTTTGGGAATGGCAGTGGTGCAAAGCATCAGGTCATTCACAGAAAGCATGCAGAGGAAGAGATACATGGGTTCATGAAGACTGGGATGTGTCTTGATAATTAATACAAGAGTACAATTTCCCATCACAGCCAGTAGATAGACCAGGCAGAAAGGGATGGAGATCCAGACATGAGCAGCCTCCAGGCCTGGGATTCCAAGGAGGTAGAAAGTATTTGGATGGATATTGGTTCTGTTTTGAACTAACATCTTCAGAGTCACTAAACCTGCCCTAGCTTAAGTGTTGTCAAATTActttcagtagattgagcataaAATATACTCTTATTTACCCCTAGAATATGTAACACCATATTGTATGACAATTAGTGGTAGGAAATATTGTTCCTGATTCAGGTATGGGGGAAGGAAGACATGTGGAATTAGAcagtaatatttgttttaatctcAAAATTCAAAAGGTAAAAGAAAGAGTGGACTGTATCTACCCTGTAGGGAAATGAAGGAACAGGTCCTAAAGCTGTTTTGCCCCATATCTTGTTTATGCTCTATATAAATACCACCTAATAAGTGCTAGAAATGCAGCATGTgcttattttgcttatattttcattaaacatGTAAATGAATAAGAACAAAAAAGGATGATTTTCAAGTGAGAATTACAAAGTTATTCCTCTGAGTATGTCTCTAAAATATGCTTTCACCTCTGAGAcctatttatttctcttcattggAAAATTGTTGATATATAAAcccattataaaaacaaaattgccATTTTAGATTAAAAACACTTATAACTGATATAAGTCAATGTTCATGAATGTGATCAGATTGCTAAGCAAACACAAATCTGAATATTTAAACCATTTAAACAGaacttgattttttgttttacttgatCTCTGTGTTACTATCACTTTATAACATGCAAACTAAGCATCCAGCCATATCTCCCAGATACATCTCCATAGTGGTGGCCAAATTCACTCTATCTCAAAGTATAactaatttcatttattattattctatgtcTTAAATACCTTTAAatccccaaaatattttttccagctgCTTATACTAGTAGGTCCCTAAAAAATtcccatgtttaaaaaattttattctggtTGGTAAAGAGCCTCCACTTTGAATTCCCAAAGGTTTGCCTTTCTTTTACCCATCATAGCCCATGTTGGAGACCCTGTAAATGCCCCTAAAATTAACCACTGAAATAATTAAAGCTGGCACAGCAGAAGACCTTCCTTATCCTGCTTGAGCCCATAGGTGGGGTCCATTTGTTGCTCAGTATCCATGATGCATAGATTGTTAAATATTCTCCATTCCTCTCCCATTTTCCTCTTGAGTAGAAATGCAGCCATCACACATAGTCCttttatctcttcatctggctggtGTTTTTGTCTGGATTGCACTAATCTCTCAGAAATCTGTAAGACAAATCAGCTGCATCCCACTTCTTCCTCTGGTGCCCACAGGTCTTTCAAGAGAATTATACAAAATGAATGCCTCATAAGAATGACTGTTGATGGTCATAAATGAGAGTACCTTTATATGTTCCTCTAGGGGTGTCTCACTGATTGGGCAGATGACATCCTTTCAGAGTTTTATGGTCACTAGAGGACTAGCCTCAGGAACCAATCAGTGAGTTGGCAAGCATTAGGGCCATAATGATGATTGCTTAATTGTACTTCACTGAGATTAAACATATACTGATTACACAGGAAAACATTTGTCTTCACAGCATGAAACTGATGAAACTTTccattccatattttttaaagcagaattaTGAGTCAATATGATTTAgaacagtgatttttcaacctttttcacctcatggcacacacaaattaattctaaagttcttggcacaccaaaaatatgtcatattttgccaatttgacaaaaaataggtgtaatttggattgatttacaaaaaatgcTAATTACCTATATTTTTTGCTCTAAAGTGACTTtaaatttatatcttattttattcatttttactgtttattctattatagttgttcccactttttctgcctttccccaccaccaccttaccccaccctgtcccctccctaAGACAATCCCcatattattgtccatgtgttgtGCATAATGTTCTTCGGTtgatcccttcaccatctttcattctttcctggCCCTCtcctttctggcagctgtcagtctgcttcatgtatctaagcttctgttactattttgtttgttagttgattgtgttcattagattccatatataaatgggattgtgtggtatttatttttcacagactggcttatttcacttagcataattttctccaagtccatctatgctgttggaaaatgtaagagtttctttTGTCTTACTGCagtgtagtatcccattgtgtatatgtatcacccattttttatctactcatctactgatgggcacttccaCAGttcccaaatcttggctattgtaaataatgcattGAAtgtaggggtgcttatattcttttgaattagtgttttaggtttctttagataaattgCCAGAattagaatcactgggtcataaagcagttctattttttaatttttagtggtaactccatattgttttccgcagtggctgcagtaatctgcattcccaccaacagtgcaaaagggttatCTTCACTCCATATcctcaagacagggcattcatgCCAGgcagctattgctgtgttggctgtttatatacatatatatataaatttcacaatctaagggaaaagaagtcagtgtccctgactagttaggtgttgcatgttttaaaaattcttgaggtatagcagttgaaaattgctggtttagAACAATGTTAACAAAATTTTTCTTATGTAATACCTTCCTAAAATAATCACTTAATTGATCATATTTTCCTAGATACtttctaaaatttcatatttCTAGATATTGCCTGTTTTATAAGCTTATCTGATGCtattttctcatcttcaaaaggaggataataatatttacttttcagaAGTTTTATGATAGTAAAGTCAATAATACATGGAATAAATTTTCCATATACTTTTTGgcaaataaaatgccattttatgtattttatttttgttgatgttaCTTTAATATTGCCTTTCAAGTGTAAGCTTAAGATTTCCATTTCAAAATGGATGTgaagaatgaaaaacaatgtgAAACAATGTAATTAAATCTTTTATAACTCTTTAATTGGACAGCCTTGAAAATAACTTATGAAATTACTACTGACAATCACTGATGAGACCAAGGAGGGAAATGTGTAGATGTGAGTCAAACAGAaagtataataaattatttattccattttaccacatattttatcATTAGTCTTTTCTGACCAATCTTCAGTTATATACTTGCCTGGATCTTTAACAGTTTCGCTTATTTTCCGTATAATGTTTACATTAACCTATCCAGATAGCTTCCCTAATGCTCACAGGGTAAGTGATTTGGCCAAATCAAACAAAGAGAAATTGAGGATGTCTCAAAAGAAAGCATTTAGAGTTGAGGGATTTCATGTCAACTTGAATAGcagaaaaaatctaaaatgtacatactgtattttatcatAATCAATCTATCCCAaagactgactgtgggagtgagggaggatggggcaggggagagcaatggcaGTAAAGGTGAGACagctataactgaacaacaataaaaaatatcttagaGCCTTTCTCAAAGTTTATTATTATATCAGAATTTCCTGTGGTATACCTATAGGTAACTATTTCCAACTGTCTTATCTTAGAACATAGTTGCTGAATTATGTCATCTTAATTATGACAGTTAGGTATAAAATTGTTAAATATTAAGCAGCTTTATGAGGGCAATTCCATGAGGCCATGATGCTTTCAATAGGAAATTAGATTTATAATCatatacaaaaacattttcatttacaccccagacttaatttttaattgcatCTTGAATTTCATGGCtcataatgggagaaaataaagtaaaaacaaaaatttgtcaAAACACTGCAACTAAAAATAGTCATTGTTGTGTGCCTAGAAGATTCGTGGTGCAATTACTTATAAAGCATATCAGAATTAGACTAAAAAAGATCTTACatatcacacatacacataactGTACAGTTAAATGTCTTAGCATCATTCCTGAATCTAATCAGAAATTATACACAAAGGTCAGAACTATTTCTATATCATCTTTCTTAACCCCAGAAGCTACCCACTATAGCTTTAAAACAAGTATACAGACATAGAAAAGTCAAATGTCTACCAACCCAGAGAACATGGAATTTCTGCAACTTCAGTTAATTCCGTGGGTTTATTTTTTGGTTTGGTAATGAATTATTCAGTCACATTTGGAATTCATTCAGTTGAATTTTCCATTGTATcataaatattgctacatgaacataacatttaaaaagaaaatgttttatttcaaaacatatttggCATTCTTTTATTACACTTCACCCTTTCCCCTctcaataataatgaaaacaatgacagtagCCAACATTTATGATGTATTTACAATGAATCAGATACTATGATTAGTGCTATAATTGTATCAGTGGTTCTGAACAGAGTTGGTGAACTTTAGGGGGTATTTTAGAAATTTCTTGGtgtgtttttgttattgtcaCAATTTTGGGACACACTGTTAGATTTAGTAAATCAGAGAGAGTCAATATATCTACTGCAATATATAGAACAATTCCTCCAAAATTCTCACCCTCTGCAAAATGTGATGTGTGTGAGAGTAATTTCAGATATGCAATTGAACATTTTGTGGTTAAAAAATACTATGATGTTCTGAATGTATAACTTTacctggatttttatttattgttctaaatgtagatttttttaatttgctttacttGTTATCAGAAATtatctttgcatgtttttaacACATAAACATGTACTGTATATCCTAGAAAAGTAACTACCatggtcctggctggcgtggctcagtggattgagcacgggctgtgaaccaggcatcacaggttctattcccagtcagggcacatgcctaggttgcaggccatgacccccagcaaccgcacattgatgtttctctctctctctctgaaaataaataaataaaatctttttaaaaagttaaaaaagtaacTACAATGTATGTCAAGGGAATATTGTATGATGTTGGGCTAAGactatgaaaaacaaaagttattCAACATTGTTTTCaacaggaaatatatttttttcttttggttcttaAACTgcatcactggatcaaaaggcagttccatttttagttttctgaggaaattccatactgtttacaTTGTggttgcaccagcctgcattcccaccaatagtgtactagggttcctttttctcctcattctctccaacacttgtttgctgatttgtttatgacggccattctgaccagtgtgaagtggtatttcatttgtttttcaatttgcgtatctctgatggctagctatgctgagcattttttcatatgtctttgggccctctggttgttctccttggagaagtgtctgttcaagtcttatgttcatttttttaattgggttttttgtctttttggagtggagtcatgtgagttctttatatattttggagatcaaacccttgtctcaggtgtcattggcaaatgtgttttcccatatagttggttctcttttcattttaattctgttttctttagccatgcaattccactgctggaattataccctaagagccctaaaacaccaatccaaaagaacctttgcacctcaatgatcatagcagcataatttacaataaccaagtactggaaacaacctaagttctcatcagtaaatgagtggatcaaaaaactatggtacatttacacaatggaactctacacagcagagagaaagaaggagctcctaccctttgcaacagcatggatggaagtggagagcattatgctaagtgaaataactcaggcaatgagggacaaataccataagatctcacctttagctggaacataatcaacaaaagaaaaaagtaaacaaaatagaaccagagacattgaaattaagaacaatctaacaatagccagaggggaaaggggagggaacactgggggaaagggttttcagaaactactataaaggacacattgacaaaaccaagggagagggtggaagcaagggagggaggtggaattggctggggtgggcaggaaaTGCatacaactgtaactgaacaacaataaagtaatttaaaaaataaaaataaataaactgcacCACAAAATTCAATAATGTGTCTCATGGCATTTGAGTAATTGATAAAATACACCAGGATTAACTGTCATTTATAACTGTCACATTCACATTTATTCTATGCAGAGGCACAAGGACCTGGCTGCTATAATATGTCATTAAGTGTTGTCATACACAAGTATatgatgtctgtccagaaagtatacagccatataatatgaaaaatacagacatttactgaagattaaaaatacaagggacattgtacataagacaatgatgctttagtcaccttcaaagtaggcactttgggatctcacacagttctcctagcgactcttccactgttcaaagcaCTCTGCAAAAAACTTTGTTGGAATCAAGTCAttaactgcagcatgatgttctttctgctctggtaccagaagccatggaatgaattttgccagaACACATCTCATGCCAAGATCCTGgtcaaaatctcggacacagtagttttCAGAATCCCCAGGttagcttctagttctcacactgtcagtcactgatctttgttgattgcagctcATATGCATTCAAAATTCTCAaatgttctgcttgttgcaggccttccagagcatggatcactttcaacagattttcaacc is a genomic window of Phyllostomus discolor isolate MPI-MPIP mPhyDis1 chromosome 6, mPhyDis1.pri.v3, whole genome shotgun sequence containing:
- the LOC114498889 gene encoding olfactory receptor 52K2-like, yielding MLVQNRTNIHPNTFYLLGIPGLEAAHVWISIPFCLVYLLAVMGNCTLVLIIKTHPSLHEPMYLFLCMLSVNDLMLCTTAIPKILSLFWFNDREINFNACLTQIFFIHSLSTMESGFLLAMAFDRYVAICNPLRHSTILTHGTIMALSLAIVLRGIILLTPHPFLLMRLSYCKTNIIAHTYCEFMALIKLACANTRIHRFYGLILAFLTGGMDFILIICSYIFILHAVFHLPSKEARLKTLSTCGSHVWVILVFYIPAFFSFITHRFGHNIAPHIHIFTANIYLLIPPMMNPIIYGVKTKNIRESFLKIFTRTYA